TCGCTGGGCGAGGCCGAGCGGATTGCCGCGGCCGCCGCCAAGCTGCCGACCGTCCAAAGGGTCGAGTGGTTGGGCGCGGTCTTTCCCGAGCGCCAGCCTTCCGGCACGACGGCCCGCTTGCGCCGGGTGATCTTGGAGCTTCCGGATGCCGCCCTGGCCGAGCCCGACCCGCGGGAGCTGCAAAGCCAGCTCTCGCGGTTGAAGGCCAACCTCGAAGAGGTCCAAAACCGGGCCCTTTCCGCGACCGAGGGTGAGAAGATCGTGGCCGCGGCCGAGGATGGCATCGCCGCCATCGACGCCGCCCTGGCGAAGTTTCCGGCGCCCACCTTGGATGCCGGCGCTCGCCGGACCGTGGAGAGCCTGCTAACTTCGGCGGTGTCCGAATTTCAGAGCGATTTCTTCGGCGGCTTGCGCGGGACGCTGAAGGCCGCGGCCGCCTCCCCGCCGATGCGGCTGGAGGAGCTGCCGAGCGAGATTCGCGATCGCTTTCTTTCGGCCGACGGGACTTACGCGATTTATGCCTATCCCAAAGTCAACATTTGGGAACGGGGGCCGCTGGAGGCTTTCATCGGCGAGCTCCGCCAGGTGTCGGGCGAGGTCACCGGCCCGCCGGTGATGTTCTTCGAAATCCTTCGGCTGGTCCGAAAAGATTATTTTCGGGCCGGCTTCTACTCGGCGATCGCGATTTTTTTGCTCTTCCTCATCGACTTTCGGTCCTTGCGCTATGCCCTGCTCAGCTCCCTGCCGCTGGTCTTCGGCGTCTTCTCGCTCTTTGGGCTGATGTCGCTTTTCGACCTGCCGTTCAACACCGCCAACATGATCGCCCTGCCGATGATCTTGGGGATCGGAGCCGACAACGGAGTCCACATCCTGCACCGTTTCCGCGAGGAGGGTGCCAATGGTCTGGATTTCCTCTTCAAATCGACCGGAAAGGCGGTGCTGATCACCTATCTCGACTCGATGACCTCCTTCGTCGGAATGGCCTTTGCCAGCCACCAAGGCCTGGCCCAGCTCGGAAAAGTCGTCGTTCTCGGCCTGACTTGCTGCATGTTCATGGGGATGTTTTTCCTGCCGGCGGTCATGTCGCTCTACATCCGCCGCAAACGCCGCGCCGAAACCGTTCCGATGGCCGCCGTTTAAATGGTGGACAGCCGAAGCAAGGCCCTTCATATTCGGGTTAAATCCTATTCACCGGAGGTTTCCCGATGCGCACTCGTCTCGAACCCCTGGCTCTCACCTTACTTCGAATCGGCACCGGCATCATCATGGCGGCTCACGGCTGGCAAAAGGTCCAGAACCTGCAAGCCACCGTCGAAGGTTTCGCCAGCATGGGCATCCCCAAGGCCGGCGTTTACCTGGCGATCGCCGGCGAGCTTGGCGGCGGTTTGGGCCTGATCTTCGGCCTGCTTACTCCGCTGGCCGCTTTCGGCGTCTTCTGCGTCATGGCGGTCGCAATTTTCCAAGTTCACCTGAAAAGCGGGCTTTTCGCCAAGGACGGCGGCTTCGAATATCCGATGACGCTGGGCCTGGTCGCGCTCTACTTCATTTGCCGCGGCGCCGGGCCCTACAGCCTCGACGCGCTGTTCTGCCGGAAGAAAGAAACCGTGTAGGGGCACCCCTTGCGGGTGCCCAATCTGCGGGTGATGGCAACGTCATCGCCTGGGGCAGGCGCAAGGCCTGCCCCTACGGGAAATATTTCCTCCGGCGGCCAAAGCCGGCCATGCTAGAATCTTGCGCATGGCCGATACGCCGAAAAACGACCGGCTCGATCCCCGAGAAGTCGAGGACTGGTTCCACTCGCTCGACGCGGCGCTTCAAACTCATGGGCCGGGGCCGGTCCGCCGGCTTTTGGATGAGCTGCTGATTCACGCCGCGTCCAAGGGCGCCGCCCTGACGCCCCGGCTGAACACGCCCTATGTCAACACGATTCCGGTCGAAGCCCAGCCGGCCTATCCCGGCGACGGCGCGATCGAGTGGCGGATCCGCAGCCTGGTCCGCTGGAACGCGATGGCGATGGTGGTCCGGGCCAACAAGAAATACCCGGGCATCGGCGGCCACATCTCGACTTTCGCCTCGGCCGCCACGCTCTACGAGGTGGCTTTCAATCATTTCCTGCGCGGCAAGGACAACGGCGATTTTGGCGACCAAGTTTTCATCCAGGGCCACGCCGCGCCCGGCATCTACGCCCGCTCCTTCCTCGAAGGCCGGATCGGCGTGGCCGAGCTGGAGAATTTCCGGCGGGAGCTGGAGAAAGGCGGCGGCCTTTCCTCCTACCCCCATCCCTGGCTGATGCCCTCCTATTGGGAATTTCCCACCGTCTCGATGGGCCTTTCGCCGCTGGCCGCGATCTATCAAGCCCGCTTCAACCGCTATCTCCAGGCCCGGGGCATCAAGGACACCTCGGGCTCGCGGGTCTGGGCCTTCCTCGGCGACGGCGAAACCGACGAGCCCGAATCGCTGGGCTCGCTCTCCATCGCCGCCCGCGAGGGCTTGGACAACCTGACCTTCGTCGTGAACTGCAACCTCCAAAGGCTCGACGGACCGGTCCGCGGGAATGGCAAGATCATCCAAGAGCTGGAGGCGGTGTTCCGTGGCGCCGGCTGGAACGTGATCAAGGTCATCTGGGGCTCGGACTGGGATCCGCTGCTGGCCAAGGATCACCACGGCCTGCTGGTCAAACGGATGGGCGAGGTCGTCGACGGCCAATACCAAAAATATTCGGTCGAGCCCGGCGCCTATACCCGCAAGGATTTCTTCGGCGTGTCGCCGGAGCTGCTCCAGCTGGCCGAGCCGCTCAGCGACGAGCATATCCGAAAGATGCGGCGCGGCGGCCACGATCCCGACAAGGTCTATGCGGCCTATCACGCCGCCACCCGCCATCGCGGCGGACCGACCGTCATCTTGGCCAAGACCATCAAGGGCTACGGCTTGGGCGAAGCCGGCGAGGGCCGCAACATCACTCACCAGCAGAAGAAGATGAACGAGGCTGAGCTCAAGGCCTTCCGCGACCGCTTCGAGATCCCGATTCCCGACGAGAAGCTCGGCGACGTGCCCTTCTACCGGCCCGATCCAAAGTCGCCGGAGATGCAATACTTGCTCGAGCGGCGGGCCAAGCTCGGCGGATCGCTGCCCAAGCGGCGGGTCCTCGCCAAAACCTTGGAGGTGCCGGGCTTGGAGGATCTCCAAGAATTCCTGGCCGGCACCGGCGACCGGGCGGTGTCGACGACCATGGCCTTCGGCCGGCTGCTCAACCTGCTGCTCCGCGACAAAAAAATCGGGCGGCGGGTCGTGCCGATCATCCCCGACGAGGCCCGGACCTTCGGCCTGGATCCGCTTTTTCGCCAAGTCGGCATCTATTCGGCCATCGGCCAGCTCTACGAGCCGGTCGACAAGAGCATGCTGCTTTATTACCACGAGTCGAAGGAGGGCCAGGTCTTGGAGGAAGGCATCACCGAGGCCGGCTCGATGGCCTCCTTCACCGCCGCCGGCACCGCCTACGCCAGCCACGGCGAGCCGATGATTCCCTTCTATCTTTTCTATTCGATGTTCGGCTTCCAACGAACCGGCGACCAGATGTGGGCCTTCGGCGACCAGCGCGGCCGCGGCTTTCTTTGCGGCGCCACCGCCGGCCGGACCACCTTGGCCGGCGAGGGCCTCCAGCACCAGGATGGCCACAGTCATCTGCTGGCCAGCACCGTGCCCAACATCCGGGCCTACCATCCGGCCTTCGCCTACGAAATCGCGGTCATCGTCCAGGAAGGACTGCGCCGGATGCACGTCGAGCTCGAAGACTGTTATTACTACCTGACCTTGCAGAATGAGAATTACCCGATGCCGGAAATGCCGGCCGGCGCCGAGAACGGAATTTTGCATGGCCTCTACCGCTTCGAGGCCTCGCGCCAAAAGCCGGATTGGCCCAAGGTTCAGCTTTTCGGCAGCTGCGCCATCCTCCGCGAGGTCCTGCGGGCCAAGGAGCTGCTCGAAAAGCAGTTCCAGGTCGCGGCCGACGTTTGGAGCGCCACCAGCTACCAGCTCCTCCGCCGCGAGGCCCTCTCCTGCGAGCGCTGGAACCGCCTCCATCCGGAGTCGCCGCCGCGCCGCTCCTATCTCGAAAAGACGCTGGCTGAAGTCGAAGGGCCTTTCATCGCCGCCTCGGATTCGCTGCGGGCGGTGCCCGATCAAATCGCCCGCTGGATCCCGGGCGCTTGGCTGAGCCTCGGCACCGACGGCTACGGCCGCAGCGACGGCCGGGAGGCTCTCCGGCGATTTTTCGAAGTCGACGCCGAGCACATCGCGGTCGCGGCCTTGGTCGAGCTGGCCAAGGCCGGCAAAGTCATGAAGTCGGTGGCGGCTCAGGCGATTCGGGATTTCGGCTTGAACGGCGAGAAGCCGGATCCGTGGACGGTGTGATTTCCCCCTTTGAAAAAGGGGGATTAAGGGGGATTTAAAACGGTCGCGGGAAGAAAAAACCTGGAAATCGAAACCCGTCCTTTGCGACGGCTTTCAAATCCCCCCCTGCCCCCCTTTTTCAAAGGGGGGTATCGGCGATTAATTCATCGGGATTTTCACGTCGGTGGTCTCGCCGACTTCGCTCTCGGGATAGGCGTCGAGCAGGCGGGTGTAGAGCTCGACGAATTTGTCCTCGCCCTTGTTCTCGGCGAAGCGCCGGGCGGCCTGGAGATAGCGGCGGCCTTCTTCGAGGCCGGCTTTCTTTCGGATCAAAGCCTCGATCAGCTTGAGGTCGATATTGGTGGCCGAGGCCAGCCCCTCGAAATCGTCTTTCATCGCGTCGACCAAGCATTGGACGGCCTTGGTCCGCTCGCCTTTCTTCAAGTAGGCGAGACCCATCGTGGCGTTGGCCTGATGGAGGAAGGGCGGATCGCTGCGCGAGATTTCCAAAACCTTCTGGCAGCGGCGGAGGGCGGTGTCGAATTGGCCGAAGACGTCGATCAGGAGCCGAGCCGAGATCAGCTTGAGGGCCGGGTCCTCGGGCAAGAGCTTTTCGGCCTTCTCATAGAACTTCCAGGCCTTGGGGAACTCTTTCTTGACCTTATAGAGCACGCCGAGGGTCGAATAAAAGAGCGCCGCCAGGACCTTGTCCTCCTGGGATTCGGCCTCGCTCAAGCCGGCATGGAGCTCCCCCTCGGCGGCGTCGAGGTTCTTCGCCGCCATCAGGTCGAAGGCCTTGTAAAGCCGGTCGCTTTTCACTTTTTCGTGGACGCTTAAGACCATGTCTGCTCGCTCAAGATGCCTTTTAACAAATCCCCGGCGGAATGACAAAAAGGTTTATTGCGGGTCGAAAAACGAGACGATCAAGCTCGCCGGGATTTGAACCTGAAGGGTGCTCAAAT
The bacterium genome window above contains:
- a CDS encoding DoxX family protein, producing the protein MRTRLEPLALTLLRIGTGIIMAAHGWQKVQNLQATVEGFASMGIPKAGVYLAIAGELGGGLGLIFGLLTPLAAFGVFCVMAVAIFQVHLKSGLFAKDGGFEYPMTLGLVALYFICRGAGPYSLDALFCRKKETV
- the aceE gene encoding pyruvate dehydrogenase (acetyl-transferring), homodimeric type, with the translated sequence MADTPKNDRLDPREVEDWFHSLDAALQTHGPGPVRRLLDELLIHAASKGAALTPRLNTPYVNTIPVEAQPAYPGDGAIEWRIRSLVRWNAMAMVVRANKKYPGIGGHISTFASAATLYEVAFNHFLRGKDNGDFGDQVFIQGHAAPGIYARSFLEGRIGVAELENFRRELEKGGGLSSYPHPWLMPSYWEFPTVSMGLSPLAAIYQARFNRYLQARGIKDTSGSRVWAFLGDGETDEPESLGSLSIAAREGLDNLTFVVNCNLQRLDGPVRGNGKIIQELEAVFRGAGWNVIKVIWGSDWDPLLAKDHHGLLVKRMGEVVDGQYQKYSVEPGAYTRKDFFGVSPELLQLAEPLSDEHIRKMRRGGHDPDKVYAAYHAATRHRGGPTVILAKTIKGYGLGEAGEGRNITHQQKKMNEAELKAFRDRFEIPIPDEKLGDVPFYRPDPKSPEMQYLLERRAKLGGSLPKRRVLAKTLEVPGLEDLQEFLAGTGDRAVSTTMAFGRLLNLLLRDKKIGRRVVPIIPDEARTFGLDPLFRQVGIYSAIGQLYEPVDKSMLLYYHESKEGQVLEEGITEAGSMASFTAAGTAYASHGEPMIPFYLFYSMFGFQRTGDQMWAFGDQRGRGFLCGATAGRTTLAGEGLQHQDGHSHLLASTVPNIRAYHPAFAYEIAVIVQEGLRRMHVELEDCYYYLTLQNENYPMPEMPAGAENGILHGLYRFEASRQKPDWPKVQLFGSCAILREVLRAKELLEKQFQVAADVWSATSYQLLRREALSCERWNRLHPESPPRRSYLEKTLAEVEGPFIAASDSLRAVPDQIARWIPGAWLSLGTDGYGRSDGREALRRFFEVDAEHIAVAALVELAKAGKVMKSVAAQAIRDFGLNGEKPDPWTV